A region of Pseudomonas putida DNA encodes the following proteins:
- a CDS encoding acyl-CoA synthetase, producing the protein MRDYAETIRAFDPAQAASTALLGNLAALNACVECCDRHAGNDTLALIHVDRDGNDTRYSFDQLKAQAVRFACVLKAQGVGAGDRVAGLMPRTPELLVTILATWRLGAVYQPLFTAFGPKAIEHRLEQSGAKVVVTDSQNRAKLDEVQGCPTIISVQARAGELDFQRSLDNADEQCPPVMRTGDDPFLLMFTSGTTGPAKPLEVPLRAIVAFQGYMRDAIDLLPEDNFWNLADPGWAYGLYYAVTGPLSLGHATTFYDGPFSVESCARVIDKLGITNLAGSPTAYRLLIAAGSEFSAPIKGRLRVVSSAGEPLNPEVIRWFADELGVTIHDHYGQTELGMVLCNHHGLKHPVHLGSAGFAIPGHRIVVLDEQGAELPAGQPGILAVDREQSPLCWFGGYHGVPTKAFVGKYYLSGDTVELNADGSISFVGRSDDVITTSGYRVGPFDVESALIEHPAVIEAAVVGKPDPERTELIKAFVVLAKGVEGTPELEETLRQHVRKRLYAHAYPREIEFVSELPKTPSGKLQRFILRNQEIAKQQAQLAAHASA; encoded by the coding sequence ATGCGCGATTACGCCGAGACCATTCGAGCGTTCGACCCTGCCCAGGCCGCTAGCACGGCGCTGCTCGGCAACCTTGCCGCCCTCAATGCTTGTGTCGAATGCTGCGATCGGCACGCCGGTAATGACACGCTGGCGCTGATCCATGTGGACCGCGATGGCAACGACACGCGTTACAGCTTCGATCAGCTCAAGGCCCAGGCTGTCCGTTTTGCCTGTGTACTCAAGGCACAGGGCGTGGGCGCGGGAGACCGGGTCGCAGGCCTGATGCCGCGCACGCCCGAATTACTGGTGACTATTCTCGCCACCTGGCGCCTGGGTGCTGTCTATCAGCCGCTGTTTACTGCGTTCGGGCCCAAGGCCATCGAACATCGCCTGGAACAGTCCGGGGCCAAGGTGGTGGTCACCGACAGCCAGAACCGCGCCAAGCTGGATGAGGTGCAGGGCTGCCCGACGATCATCAGCGTGCAGGCCCGCGCCGGCGAGCTGGACTTCCAGCGGAGCCTGGACAATGCCGACGAGCAGTGCCCGCCGGTCATGCGCACGGGCGATGACCCCTTCCTGCTGATGTTCACCTCCGGTACCACCGGCCCGGCCAAACCCCTCGAAGTGCCGCTGCGCGCCATTGTCGCCTTCCAGGGCTACATGCGCGATGCCATCGACCTGCTTCCTGAGGACAACTTCTGGAACCTGGCCGACCCGGGCTGGGCTTATGGCCTCTATTACGCCGTTACTGGCCCGCTGTCGCTGGGCCATGCCACGACGTTCTATGATGGCCCGTTCAGTGTCGAAAGCTGCGCGCGGGTCATCGACAAGCTGGGGATCACCAACCTGGCCGGCTCGCCGACCGCCTACCGCCTGTTGATCGCGGCTGGCAGTGAGTTCTCCGCGCCGATCAAAGGCCGCCTGCGGGTCGTCAGCAGCGCGGGCGAACCCCTCAACCCAGAGGTGATTCGCTGGTTCGCGGACGAGCTGGGTGTGACCATTCACGACCATTACGGCCAGACCGAGCTGGGCATGGTGCTGTGCAACCACCATGGTCTCAAGCACCCGGTACACCTGGGCTCGGCCGGGTTCGCCATTCCCGGTCACCGCATCGTCGTGCTGGATGAACAAGGCGCGGAATTGCCGGCCGGGCAACCCGGCATCCTGGCCGTGGACCGCGAGCAATCGCCGCTGTGCTGGTTTGGCGGTTACCACGGTGTGCCTACCAAAGCTTTTGTGGGCAAGTACTACCTCAGTGGCGACACCGTTGAGCTCAATGCCGACGGCAGCATCAGCTTTGTCGGCCGCAGCGATGATGTGATCACCACCTCCGGCTACCGCGTTGGCCCCTTCGATGTGGAGAGCGCGCTGATCGAGCATCCGGCGGTGATCGAGGCGGCCGTGGTCGGCAAGCCCGACCCTGAGCGCACCGAGCTGATCAAAGCGTTCGTCGTACTGGCCAAAGGCGTGGAGGGCACCCCCGAGCTGGAAGAAACCCTGCGCCAGCATGTGCGCAAGCGCTTGTACGCGCATGCCTACCCCCGCGAAATCGAATTCGTCAGCGAGCTGCCCAAGACCCCGAGCGGCAAGCTGCAACGCTTCATCCTGCGCAACCAGGAAATCGCCAAACAACAGGCGCAACTGGCCGCTCACGCCAGTGCCTAA